From a single Rosa rugosa chromosome 7, drRosRugo1.1, whole genome shotgun sequence genomic region:
- the LOC133723841 gene encoding phosphoenolpyruvate carboxylase 4-like, with product MSLEEALTLARVFSHYLNLMGVAEVHHRVRRQKNVASLSKSCDDIFNQLLSMVFPETIFTIPFASRRSRLFLLHILHKLIAEPYNTNISDFLIF from the exons ATGAGCTTAGAGGAGGCACTCACTCTCGCTCGTGTTTTCAGCCATTACCTCAATTTGATGGGCGTTGCTGAAGTTCATCACAG GGTTCGTAGACAAAAGAATGTGGCATCCCTATCAAAATCTTGTGATGATATTTTTAATCAGCTTCTCAGCATGGTGTTTCCCGAGACCATCTTTACGATACCGTTTGCAAGCAG GAGGTCGAGATTGTTCTTACTGCACATCCTACACAAATTAATTGCGGAACCTTACAATACAAACATATCAGACTTTCT CATCTTTTAA